CTCTATGGTGTTAAGCAGCCCTGACTTGATCTCAAAGTTCTTGTTGTTCTCCACAGCTGGTGCTCTGATTCCCAACCTATGACCATGAATGTGAGGTTGATCATAGGCTCCAATGGCTCTAGCTTGGNNNNNNNNNNNNNNNNNNNNNNNNNNNNNNNNNNNNNNNNNNNNNNNNNNNNNNNNNNNNNNNNNNNNNNNNNNNNNNNNNNNNNNNNNNNNNNNNNNNNNNNNNNNNNNNNNNNNNNNNNNNNNNNNNNNNNNNNNNNNNNNNCCTTGTGTTCATACACCTGAAATGCAAAGGGAGAAGAACAAAGAGAAGCAATAACACAATTAAATAAAAATTGACTTAGTCTCAAGCAAATGACTAAATCTCAATGTCATAATCAACTTAGAATTTGGCAACGGCGCCAATTTGATGCAGGACTTTTCAAGGGTCCAAGATCAAATCAATGTAGTATAAAAGATTGTCGAACCAATCCTAGGTGATTCTAAAGCAAAGGGAATGCAAGTTCATGCTTNNNNNNNNNNNNNNNNNNNNNNNNNNNNNNNNNNNNNNNNNNNNNNNNNNNNNNNNNNNNNNNNNNNNNNNNNNNNNNNNNNNNNNNNNNNNNNNNNNNNNNNNNNNNNCTCATGGGGCTAGGCATTTGATCTCGGGTGATGTAGATCCAATCTAATGGTGGCAATGTATCAATCAAACACTTTCCTTATGCCTAGACACTAAGCTAAACAAGCTCTATCTCTAGATGAATGTTCTTTTGGTAAAGCAACTCAAACATCTAATCTCTTAGGTTGAATGTTACTAAAGCAAACATGGAGAACAAGTCCAATAGCAATCTTAACTCCTTTAGCAACTAATCTCTTAGGTAAAGCAAGCTAAAAACATTGAAGAGTTGGTTCAGGCATTTCATCATACACCTTGTGGGTGTGAAATGCCTAGAGATCTATTTTAGTATGATCATGACTAAAATAGCATTGAGAACCCTCAACAAGCAAGGAAACAAGTAAATCTAACATTAAACACCCAAGATCTTCTCTAATCACCCTTAATCACTCTAGCCCATGAATCCAAGATTAGTCTACTCACTAATAGACATGAATAACCCCAAAACCATGGATGATTCAAGGTTAAACATGATTACAGAGCAAGATAATCAAGCAAAGATAAGAAATTATGATCAAGATTAGATCTTTGATTTCATAGATAATAAGATGATCCCCAACTTTGGGATTACAAGAGTATTTATATGTCCTTGATAAACCTAATGACTTACTTTAAAAAGTCTAAAATGCCCTTAAAAATGTCTAAAATCGACTGAGTAAAAGACGCGATCCAGGTAGAAATCACGGGGGACAACCCGAGTTGGTTTCCCCGCGTTGGACCGTCGAGCAGCTCCGTTTCATGCGCGCGGGTAATGGAACTCGCGGCCTTCACCCCGCGTCAATCATCGTTGCGTCTTTTTGGTTCGTGCGTGCGGGTAAGGGAACCCGCGGCCTTCACCCCGCATCAGACCGTCAACACTGTCTCTCTCTATGCACGCGAGACACGATCCCGCATTGCTCGACCCTGCGTGGAAGCTTCGGAATCGCCATCGGGAGTCGTCGCATCAGTCTCCGCGTGGCCGTGCCGTCTCTTCGTCGCAGTCCGGATCGAGGCTCACCGTCGGGATTCAGATCCGGCGAAGAGAAGCTCGTGAGCTCCTCCTCGGTGTCGTGCTCTCAGATCGTGGCTTCCTTCTCCGCAGGCTCGCCACGTCGTCAAACTCCGGATCGGCGAAGAGGAAGCTCTCGATCCTCTCCAATGGTGGTTTCTTCCATTTTGCACAGCAGGTCCTCGAACTTTTGGTTCGTTACAAAAGAGCCCACAACTTTGTAAATTGCAGAAACATCCTTACTTTAGCCCCTTAACTTTTGATTGTGCACTTTAACCCCACCGAATTTCTGCATTTGCAACCTCGGTCCCTGGATTCTCGCCTTCTTTCATTGCTGACCGAAAAGTATTTGACTTGCAACAATAACCTTCCAATGTTGCCCAAAACTTCTAAATGTGCATTCCAACCCTTATGATATGCAAATGAGTATGCAAATGCAACATAAAGACCTAAATGCAACCTAAAATAATCATAATAAGCTAAAATATAAATCTAAAACTCATTAAAATTATGAGATATCAGTTTGGTACAAAGCCTCTTAGGGCTTGCTTAGCTAAACCATCTTCAATCACAAGGTTTTCACGATGGCAGACTCGAAAGGAAATTTCATCAAAATACGACGAGAGTAGATGAATATCAGATAGGATCCCATGGATTTCAGAGAAATATGAGGATCCTTTGATCGCAGATACCAGTTGCAGAGAGTCGGACTCAAAGGTCACCTTCCTCAGCTGTAGGTCGATAGCTTGCTCTATCGCCGAACGCATTGCTAGTCCCTCCGCCACGAGAGACGAGATCACAAGCGCACAAGTAACACTGTGAGAGGAAAATCTCTCATTCCGAACATCGCTGAAGGTCCATGCGAGACCCGCAGCTTTAAGTTCCTTCTTCCAAGCCGCATCAGATCGGCAAATGACTTCGGTTCTTGGGGGTCGGGGGGTCTGTGGCTTCTTGCATCTGGGGGTACTAATAGGTTGGGTTTCCTTCCATTCTTTTGCATCACAGATGGCTTTTGTAATCGTTTCCTAAGCTGTGAATTCTCGTTTTTGAAACACGAGGAGATTCCTTGTAGACCAGATAGAAGCGATGATCCATGGAGCAAGATGGCAATCACTAAGGCCAATAGGAGGGAGGACAGCAGCATTCAAAGCCCTTCTCCAACCCATCTCAAAGGAGGGTACTTGTAAAGCATCGAGGTCTCCTGCATAAGGTGCCAATTTCCATACCTTCTGTGCATAGGGGCAATGGTAGAATAGGTGTAAAATTGATTCAGGACACTCACACCTGATACATTTAGCACTAGGAAGGATTTGTCTTGCAACCAGGAGTTCTCTCCCCATTTGCTCGGTTTGATAGACCTGATAGATTCAGAGATAAGAGGGAAGTGATGATTAGTTTTCCCTTCATCCCAATCCCGTGACTATGCTTAGAGTAGTTCAGCAACTTTCAAACTTGACTCGAGTTCAGGTATAGGTCCCATTGGGGCACCGGAGAGATCAGATAACCAGGAGTCTTGCCACGCTAGTGCACTCTGGCCATCACCAATGGCCCAACCAAGATGTTATTTAAGCAGATCTCGTCCTATTAATATCCCCCTCCAGCCATGGGAACATGCTGCTGGGGGTTGTACGGTGAGGAAGTCTTGGTCATGAAAGTATTTCCCAGCAAGTACCCGAGCTAGAAGACATGAGGGCGAGGTCAGAATGCGCCAGCTAACTTTGGCCAGGAGGGCATCATTGAAGCTTTGTATGTCACGAAATCCCAAGCCTCCATCGCTTTTAGATTTCACCATTGTGTTCCATGCTACTAGAGCCATACCACGATCTCCTGCCTTTGGATCCCACCAGAAATGTGTCAGAGCAGATTGGATCCTTTTACAAAGGGATTGTGGCAGTTTAAAGCATTGCATAGTATGGTTTGGTATAGCTTCTAGTACAGACTTTAGGAGAGTAATCTTGCCCACAGGAGATAAATATCTTGTAGCGTATCTAACCGTCCTTTGTCGGATTCTGTCCACAATGGAAGTAAACAGGTCTCGTACTGAGCCTTGGTTTAAAATATGTTTTTCTTCAGACAAACTAAGCTGGGCCAGCTTTCGGTTTCAAACGGTTTACCACTCCAGCTCCAGGCCTGTTCAGCTCGGTAACCCGTTGCTATAGCACGACGAAGTCATCCGGATTTATCGATAGATGTTTTTGCAAGGAGCATGATAGTCTGTTGTTTTTTTTTTGGTAAGAATGATTGTCTATTGTTTGATAAACCAGAGGCGTTCGTTGTAAGTCAGAGAAAAAGTTTTCCTCACACGAGAGGAATCGAGAAAATTTTGATGACTTGGTGATTCTGTAGCTAAGGCAAAAATGATTTCGTTAGCTTTAATTAATCAAGCCATGCGTATTTTCTTAATAGTCTCCTAATTAATCTAGCTACGAAACTCGGTTTCGGTCTTTACATAAACCCTCAGTGTATGTAAAGCTTATGTTAAACTTAAATCACACGACACCTAAAGTTATATAAAGAAAAAAGAATTGACTAAATTTGATCACTATTGTTAAATCTGATAACTGAAGAAGGCTATCAAGTTGGGTAGGCCCCGTTTAATAGTCTGTTGAATCGCGTAAGTGATGCGTGACTTGTTTTTAAATAAGCTCTTGCGCTCATTCGTCTTGTTATTATGTTTTCTTTTAATCTTGTAAGCTCGTCTCGATCTGTGAGAGAGCTGGATTGATCTTGTAACCGTAAACTACAATGGATATAGTAAATTGATTGAGAGGAGCATGCCTAGATGCCAACTGTCACATTCGGTTAACTCGAACTAGTAAACATCTCTGTTCATATCGTGTGAGGGGTGTGATTCGTTTCTGGGTTTCTTTGATTTGAGCAAGATTCACTATATCCTTAAAATTCCTTGTCTTTGTAGCATCTTCTTAAATGAGATTCTTGTGAATCATTGTCTCCAAGCTCGGTCATGGTATAGCGAACTGAAATATAGACCTTGAACTTTCAAATCTATTAAAAGTTAATATACATAGATATATGTATCTTAATTATTATTTTTTTGATAAAATGTGAATTTTATTTACCAAAAACTGGAACGGTTTAAATACAGATGCTCGGCGGAGCTATGGAGTTATTAGAAGACCCAAAAAAAAGTAGAAAAAGCCTAATAATAACAGGAGAAGAGGCCAAGAAGAAGCTCTACTCAAAAGCGAACCATTGAGATAGGAGATTCTTGAATATGTTGTTGTTGAGGCGAGCAAGGATTGAGTTCATGATACTCCTGTCGATTAGTTTGAAGACGGAGCCTACCGGAGATGCAACAAGTGTGTGCAGCCGACTGTTCCTTTCTTTCCAAATGTGGTAGATCACGGTTTGAACAACCAGTCGCTTTAATGTGAGACTGAATGATCCAGTCCCTGCTAGTAACCACTCAATCATATCTGGCCAGTCGAGGAAGCTTTGATTCCTCCCAAGCCGATGGAGAACTAGTCGCCAAACCATGGAGCTGTATAGGCAGTGAATGAACAGGTGAGTTCTTGATTCCACTGCAGACCCATAAATGCAGCAGAGGGAGGGAGCATTGGTACCCCATCTCGCTGTTCTTTCTCTTATAGGGAGCCTGTTAAGGTGTGCAACCAAAAAGGTGAAGGCGTGCTTGGGGATATGTCCTTTGTACCATATAGCCTTTGCCCATCGCTGAGGGGGAGCTGCAGGATGGAGCTTCTCCCACGTAAGTTTTGTTGAGAACGAAGTAGTAGTAGATCCCTCTACAGACCACCAGTAGGAGTCAGAGTCTCCATTACTCGTTGGCGCAGTTATACTTAGCAGCGTGTTCCTGACTTCTGCAAGAGCAGGGTTCCTGGTCCGATGAGAAGGAAGTATCCATCCATCAGAGGAAGAGCCCGCAACTACATTAGCGTTGACAGGAATACCGGTGAGGATAGGGCCTGCCGCCCCCACAAAATCAATAAGGGGACCCAGCTTATTCCAGTGATCATACCAGTAGCTTATCATGTGCCCATTGCCAACATTAGATCGCATGAATCTCTTTGCTAGCGGTCTCAGAGCTAGAAGAGCTTTCCATATCCAGGAGTGGTGGCTGGCTGCCTCAGTATTCCAGAAGCTTACATTTTGCAGTCTTGTCGAGTGGTTCCAGGCAACCCACAATGAGTCTCTCTTTGCAAAGAGCATCCAGATTTGCCTTAGGTTGAGAGTTTTGTTCCAGGTCCAGAAGTTCCTCAGACCAAGACCCCCTTCGGCTTTG
This sequence is a window from Brassica oleracea var. oleracea cultivar TO1000 chromosome C1, BOL, whole genome shotgun sequence. Protein-coding genes within it:
- the LOC106337481 gene encoding uncharacterized protein LOC106337481 gives rise to the protein MGRELLVARQILPSAKCIRCECPESILHLFYHCPYAQKVWKLAPYAGDLDALQVPSFEMGWRRALNAAVLPPIGLSDCHLAPWIIASICTPRCKKPQTPRPPRTEVICRSDAAWKKELKAAGLAWTFSDVRNERFSSHSVTCALVISSLVAEGLAMRSAIEQAIDLQLRKVTFESDSLQLVSAIKGSSYFSEIHGILSDIHLLSSYFDEISFRVCHRENLVIEDGLAKQALRGFVPN